TTTTATTTCTTCTTTATTCTAAAACATTGTATAAAAAGCAACCATTCGGCACGTAATCATCTAAACAGGTATAAATAAACTTTTTGCTGCAAATTCTAACCTGGAACAAAAACTAAAAACGAGGTGCGTCCAATGGACATCCCCATATGGCGGATTGCTCTGTTAACCGCAGTGACACTTGTGTCCCTGTCGAGCAATCCCCATGCTGTTGCCAAAGCACCTAAAACGAGGCTTTCGGCAGCAACTGCAACAACACCTTCGTGTGTGATGTATCAAGTACAGGAAAGTGATAATGTATGGAAAATTTTACGGCGGTTTACGATTGATTTTGACCAACTGAAACTCGTAAACCCTCAACTGGATACAGGCCATTTACAACCGGGACAACATTTGAAAATACCGATGGGTCGAAATTTGCCGGATGCCATTCAACCCACAATGGCAACGCAAGACCGTCAGGCGATCTCGCGAAGCGGGAAAACATTTCGCTTTAATAAAAAACTGGATTGTACACTGACAGCCTATACGGCAGGACCTGAATCAACCGGCAAACGGCCGGGCGATCCGGGCTACGGAATTACGTTCTGCGGCAAGCGAGCTGCTGAGGGCAGGACTGTTGCAGTGGACCCGCAAACCATCCCGATCGGCAGCCAGCTTTATATAGAAGGAATCGGATTTCGAACAGCTGAAGATACGGGCGGTGCTGTAAAAGGTTCGCACATAGATGTTTTCTTTGAGGACATCAACACCGCCATTCAGTTCGGAAGGCAAAAAGGGATTCCTGTTTACGTTCTTGAGACGTCAAATTAAATGACAAATGCGGCAATACCAACTGAGCCGGAGGTATTGCCGATTTTATTTTCTGTTCTATTATTACAGACGATCATGCAGTTTTCCCGTCCTCCGATTGAAAGAGAAAACGGGAGTTCCCGTGACTTTTCCTTGTTAAAGCTCTACATACTCGCTCACATACTCTTGAAACCGACGAAAATCACCCGCATGATCCACCACCATTTGATACAACTGAGCTACATCCCGCTCCAAATAGTCGTGTGCCAATACACGCCGGAATTTCACTACCTGCATAAAAAAGTCGGCAAACTCACTCGGAAACAGCTTCTCGTCAGCTAACACCTGTATAATATCCTCATAGGAACTGGGGTCCCGCATAATCAACGCATCAATAATCAGGTTCCCTACATCTGTTGCACATTCCAGCGCCAAATGCAAAGATCGTTCTGCCGCCGATTGCAGGATCACATCTGACATAAACTGCTGACGGGGCAGCGCAGTCAGTTTTTCCAACACATCGATATGACGGTCCATTTCCGCGAAAAATTGGCGAATCTGTTTCCGATGCTGATCCGTGATAAACAAAATCGATCCGTCCTCCCTACTTGAACTTGGTTCTCATTGTACATCTTTTTTCCAATGCATGCATGACCGTCGTTCACAAAAACGTCAGAGAGTTGCACATAGACCTTTTTTTCGAAGGGTGGTACAATGAATGATGTGAATAAGGTGCAGTAGATTGAACTGACCGCCACATTTGCCATTGTTCGATTCCCGTCGCGAACAGGTGCAGTAGGCGGTTTTTTGCTTGGCAAAAATCACCCTCTCATAATAGGAGTTTAGGAATGGCGACAAAATCAGATTTTCAGCTTCATCTAATTACAGATGGAATCAAACAGGCAAACGAACTGTGCAACACGGTCGAAAAAGCGTTGCAAGGCGGAACGGATGTAATCCAGCTTCGCTACAAATCAGCCGCTGCGCTTGATGTCTACAAGCTGGGTAAAGCGTTGCTGCCTATCATCCATACATATCAAGCGGGTCTTCTCATTAACGATAGAGTAGACGTGGCGCTCGCGCTGCAGACAACCGGTGTCCATTTGGCCGGTAAAAGCCTGCCCGTCGCCGCTACAAAAACGATTATCGGAGAACGAATGCTGCTGGGCTGTTCCGTTCATTCGGTGGAAGAGGCGAGACAAGCCCAGGCGGCTGGAGCCAGTTATGTTACATTTGGTCATATTTTTCCGACCAAATCAAAACCTGGGCTGCCGCCGCAAGGGACTGACGCTCTTTTTCAAGTGGTGCAATCCGTGTCGATTCCGGTCCTCGCCATCGGCGGGATCACAGCCGAAAATATTGACTTGGTTTTGGCCACCGGATGTGCCGGAATTGCCGTAATCGGCGCCATTTCGGATGACAAAGACCCGCAGACAGCCGCCGGAAAACTGAAAGCGCGCATGAATGCCAGCCCTTATCGACCCAAACATGCATTTATAAAGAAGTAGGAAAAACTGCCTGTAGAACATCCCTAAACTATTGACCGCAGAAAGCGTCATTCGTTTAAGAATGTAAAATTGTAAGGAAGGAAGGAATCCCCCATGCGGAAAACATTTGATGTATGCATTATCGGCGGCGGTATTATTGGCACTGCAATCGCCTATTATACAGCCAGAAAAGGGCTGCGCCCGCTGATTCTCGAACGCAGCACGTTTGGCAGTCAATCGACACAAGCGGCAGGCGGCATGCTTGGCGCACAAGTGGAAACAAATACGCCAGATCCACTTTTCCAGTTTGCTGTACAAAGCCGCGCGATGTTTCAAGATCTGCAGGCAGAGTTAAAGGAACTGTCCGGGTATGATATCGAACTACAAACCGCAGGTATGATTCGGCTCGCTGTATCGGAAGAGGATCGCGCCTCCCTGCTTGCCAAACAGGAATGGCAAACACAGTTTGGGCAACGGGCCGAATGGATGGAAGATGCGGATATACGAAAAATGGCCGGCGATTTGTTTGGCGCAACATATGGCGGACTGTTCCTGCCGGACGATCTGCAGGTGCGCAGTATGGCGATGCTTCAGGCACTGCTCGCAGGCGCCCGCAAATTGGGAGCAGAGGTACAGGAACATACGGAAGTGATCAATTTTCTGCAGGAAGGCGGACGGGTAATTGGGGTAGAAACTGGCAACGGGCCATTTTACGCAGATCAAACCGTGCTGGCCGCAGGCGCCTGGTCGGGCCTGATAAGCAGGCGAATCGGCTTGGATTTGCCCGTTTTCCCGGTTAAAGGACAGTCAATTTTGGCGAAAGCCTCTTCTCCGATCACTCCGTTTACTGTATTTACGCATGGAACCTACTTCGTGCCAAAGATCTCGGGACATCTTTACATCGGCGCTACGATGGAGCAGGTGGGTTTCGACAAAACGCATACGCTGCAGGGCATCAACCGCATATTGACAGATGCCACGCGCATCCTGCCGTCCATTAAACAGTTGGGTATTCACTCCACTCTGGTCGGACTTCGTCCCGGATCTGCCGACGGACTGCCTTATATCGGTTCTATCGAAGGCATTGAAGGATTGCATGTCGCCTCCGGTCATTTACGAAACGGGATTTTGCTTGCGCCGCTGACCGGTCTGGTTGTATCGGAACTGCTGACCGGCCAACCTGTAAGCGTTGACTTGACACCTTTTTCAATAAGTCGGTAGAGCAAAAGCCCTCGGCTTCGCCAAGCCACTGGCGCATGCGAGCGGATCAGGGATTTCTGCCATAGTAACGGTTATCTCTGATCCGTTTTTTACGCTTCTGTAAGTTGCAACAAATCTCGCAACCGGTCAGGGTAATTGGTAATGATTCGATCGACGCCCGATCGGATCGCGGCCTTCAAATCGCGAAGGCTGTTCACCGTCCAGGTTGACACCGAAATCCCTTCTTGATGAAATGCATCTACCTGTTCCTTTTTTACAAATCGAAAATTTGGATGGGCAGCCGTCCCCCCCAGATTTTTGATATAAGAGACGGCGTCCTTCGGTTGACGCTCATACAGAACACCCGTCTGGATATGAGGCGCCAGTTTTTTAATTTGTTGCAGCGAGGAGTGATTAAACGAGGAAACGATCACATTGCCAATATCGCAGTATCGTTCGATCAAACGGACTATAGTTTCTTCCAATCCCGGGTAAGCGATTTTCGAGTTTTTCAGTTCTATATTCAAATACATCCCCTTACACTCTGTTAACACATCTTCCAAAGCAGGTATCCGTTCACCCCGCCACTGTTCTCCCTTCCAAAGGCCTGCATCGATCAATTGGATTTCCTTCCACAAAAAGTTGGACACCTGTCCGACATGATTGGTCGTACGGTCCAATGTTTCGTCATGTATGACAATTGGCACTCCATCACGAGTGAGTTGAACGTCAAACTCCAATCCGTGGCACCCTAGTTTTTGAGCCAATTTAAATGCAGAAAATGTATTTTCCGGCGCATAAGCAGAAGCGCCGCGATGACCAATGATCATTGGATTCAAACAGACCAACCCCAATTTTTCTGAAATAAAAAAATTTACCACATTGTAAAAAATTCGTTTCCGAATTGTGAACGATCGAGTATAATAGATGCGAAAGGATTAATGGATTAATCCAATTTTCTTCTAAGAAAGCACCGGGGGGTGAAGTTCATGCCATTTCCGATTGTTCGTAAGAACGGTATTCCGCTATACGTGCAAGTTAAAGAATCTGTGTTGGCAGAAATCAAGAGCGGACAGTGGAAAGCGGGCGATAAACTGCCCACAGAACGTGAACTCTCCGAAAAGCTGAATGTAAGCCGCAATACCGTTAGCCAAGCTTACCAAGAATTGGAAGCAGAAGGCGTTTTGACATCGATCCAGGGGCGAGGCACATTTGTTTGTGACCGAGATGGCGCCGTTTTGATTGAGAACCGTAAAGAACTTCTGCTAAAGATTATTGATGTAGCTTTGGAAGAAGGTTTACAGCTTGGGTTCACGATCGACGAATTTGTCGAGATGACCGAACTGCGGGCGGAAGAAAAGAAAGAATTTCTGAACAAGGTGCAGGTTGTATTTATTGAATGCAACAGAGAACAATTGGATTACTTTGCGAAACGGCTTCAGTTTGGATCCGGCGTAAACATTCTTCCGGTCTTACTGGATGAATTTCGCAACAAACAGGATGAATTCCTGCCCGCGATTGATTCGGCTGACCTTGTGATTACCACTTTCTTTCATTATGATGAAGTGAAAGGGCTTGTGCAAAATCACAATCAGGTATTGGCGATTGCACTCGACCCTCAGCTGGAAACAATTGTCAAGATCGCACGTATTCCCGCTGGAAAACGTGTAGGTTTGGTATGCCGTTCGGACAATTTTGCCAGTAAAGTGCTGTTGGCCCTGAAAAATGCCGGTCTCGACATGCAAATTGATGTTTCTGTTGTGGCAGATCAGGACGAACTGGTGCAATTTGTCGCAGATCACGACGTACTAATCGTCTCACCCGGTCGCCGTCGCGAAGTGGAAACACTTTCCAACCGACGCCGTGAAATCATTGAATTTATATACAAACCAGATGTCGCTTCTATTAATTTGTTGCGCGCCGCGCTGATTGATATTCGACGCAAATAACAAAAATAAAATCGAAGCGTTGTCTCGGTTGTATAGAGCGCTTTCAAGCGCCATCATTCAGATGTTATGAGGAGTGTGCAGAATGCTGGAACAACTTTCTTGGAAGGTTGGAGGACAACAGGGGGAAGGGATCGACTCAACCGGTGAGATCTTCGCCACCGCCCTTAACCGCAACGGGTACTACGTATACGGGTATCGTCACTTTTCTTCTCGGATCAAAGGCGGTCATACAAACTACAAAATTCGTGTAAGCACGAAACCG
The sequence above is a segment of the Effusibacillus dendaii genome. Coding sequences within it:
- a CDS encoding 3D domain-containing protein, yielding MDIPIWRIALLTAVTLVSLSSNPHAVAKAPKTRLSAATATTPSCVMYQVQESDNVWKILRRFTIDFDQLKLVNPQLDTGHLQPGQHLKIPMGRNLPDAIQPTMATQDRQAISRSGKTFRFNKKLDCTLTAYTAGPESTGKRPGDPGYGITFCGKRAAEGRTVAVDPQTIPIGSQLYIEGIGFRTAEDTGGAVKGSHIDVFFEDINTAIQFGRQKGIPVYVLETSN
- the hepT gene encoding type VII toxin-antitoxin system HepT family RNase toxin, whose product is MFITDQHRKQIRQFFAEMDRHIDVLEKLTALPRQQFMSDVILQSAAERSLHLALECATDVGNLIIDALIMRDPSSYEDIIQVLADEKLFPSEFADFFMQVVKFRRVLAHDYLERDVAQLYQMVVDHAGDFRRFQEYVSEYVEL
- the thiE gene encoding thiamine phosphate synthase; this encodes MATKSDFQLHLITDGIKQANELCNTVEKALQGGTDVIQLRYKSAAALDVYKLGKALLPIIHTYQAGLLINDRVDVALALQTTGVHLAGKSLPVAATKTIIGERMLLGCSVHSVEEARQAQAAGASYVTFGHIFPTKSKPGLPPQGTDALFQVVQSVSIPVLAIGGITAENIDLVLATGCAGIAVIGAISDDKDPQTAAGKLKARMNASPYRPKHAFIKK
- the thiO gene encoding glycine oxidase ThiO, with amino-acid sequence MRKTFDVCIIGGGIIGTAIAYYTARKGLRPLILERSTFGSQSTQAAGGMLGAQVETNTPDPLFQFAVQSRAMFQDLQAELKELSGYDIELQTAGMIRLAVSEEDRASLLAKQEWQTQFGQRAEWMEDADIRKMAGDLFGATYGGLFLPDDLQVRSMAMLQALLAGARKLGAEVQEHTEVINFLQEGGRVIGVETGNGPFYADQTVLAAGAWSGLISRRIGLDLPVFPVKGQSILAKASSPITPFTVFTHGTYFVPKISGHLYIGATMEQVGFDKTHTLQGINRILTDATRILPSIKQLGIHSTLVGLRPGSADGLPYIGSIEGIEGLHVASGHLRNGILLAPLTGLVVSELLTGQPVSVDLTPFSISR
- a CDS encoding glycerophosphodiester phosphodiesterase — its product is MIIGHRGASAYAPENTFSAFKLAQKLGCHGLEFDVQLTRDGVPIVIHDETLDRTTNHVGQVSNFLWKEIQLIDAGLWKGEQWRGERIPALEDVLTECKGMYLNIELKNSKIAYPGLEETIVRLIERYCDIGNVIVSSFNHSSLQQIKKLAPHIQTGVLYERQPKDAVSYIKNLGGTAAHPNFRFVKKEQVDAFHQEGISVSTWTVNSLRDLKAAIRSGVDRIITNYPDRLRDLLQLTEA
- a CDS encoding GntR family transcriptional regulator, with translation MPFPIVRKNGIPLYVQVKESVLAEIKSGQWKAGDKLPTERELSEKLNVSRNTVSQAYQELEAEGVLTSIQGRGTFVCDRDGAVLIENRKELLLKIIDVALEEGLQLGFTIDEFVEMTELRAEEKKEFLNKVQVVFIECNREQLDYFAKRLQFGSGVNILPVLLDEFRNKQDEFLPAIDSADLVITTFFHYDEVKGLVQNHNQVLAIALDPQLETIVKIARIPAGKRVGLVCRSDNFASKVLLALKNAGLDMQIDVSVVADQDELVQFVADHDVLIVSPGRRREVETLSNRRREIIEFIYKPDVASINLLRAALIDIRRK